The Brevundimonas sp. SORGH_AS_0993 genome segment CCACCCCCGGCCGTCTGCTGGACCTGTTCGAACGCGGCAAGATGCTGCTGACGGGCGTAGAGATCATGGTCGTCGACGAAGCCGACCGCATGCTGGACATGGGCTTCATTCCCGACATCGAGCGCATCTTTAAACTGACGCCGCCGCGCCGCCAGACCCTGTTCTTCTCGGCCACCATGCCACCCGAGATCACGCGCCTGACGACCCAGTTCCTGAAGGATCCGACCCGGATCGAGGTCTCGCGCCCGGCACAGACCGCCGACACCATCACCCAGTATCTGGTGCGCATCCCCACCAGCGATCCCAAGGCCAAGCGCACGGCGCTGCGCGCCCTGATCGAACGGGCCGACGTCAAGAACGGCATCGTCTTCTGCAACCGCAAGTCCGAAGTCGATATCGTAGCCAAGTCGCTTCAGAAGCACGGCATCGACGCCGCCGCCATTCACGGCGATCTGGACCAGTCGCACCGGATGAAGACCCTGGCCGACTTCCGCGCCGGCAATCTGAAGATTCTGGTCGCCTCCGACGTCGCCGCACGCGGCCTGGACATCCCCGACGTCAGCCACGTCTTCAACTACGACGTCTCGCACCACGCCGACGACTATGTGCACCGCATCGGTCGCACGGGCCGCGCGGGCAAGCTGGGGCAGGCTTTCATGATCGTCACCCCCGCCGACGACAAGTCGCTGGATAAGGTGCTGAAACTGATCAAGAAGGACCCGGAAGAGCTGGTCCTGGACATCGACTTCGCCGCCATCAAGGACGGCCCGCGTCGGGACGACAGGCGCGGCGGCCGCGACCGCGCGTCGGGGCGCGAACGGGACCGTTCGGCCGACCCGATCAAGGCTCCGGCGCTCGCGGCCCCTGCCGAAACCGCCAAGGCCGACCCCGCCGAGGTTGAGGTCCCCGCGCGTTCGCGCAGCCGCCGCAAGGCCAAGCCCGAAGCGATCGTCGAAACCGCGCCCGAAGTCGTCGTTTCCTCAGCCGAAACGGTCGAAAAGCCCATCCCGGTCCGCGCGGATCAGGAACCGCGCCTGCGTCAGTCCGACCGTCGCGGCGAGCGCCGCCCCGAGGAGCGCGAGCGTTCGGGCGTCAGAGGCTTTGGCGAAGACATACCCGCCTTCATGCGTCGCCCGGTGGTAATTTCGGCCTGATTCCCTTGGTCGTTTACCGGACATTACGGATCACGCCCTAGTCTTCCTCCCGACGGTTTCGACATGAGGCCAGGGGGAGAGACGCATGGCGGTAAAGGTTGAGTTGGCGGTTCGGGGTCCCGAAGCCTATTCTCTCGCCCGCAATGTCATCGCCGAGATGGAGAAGGTCGGCGTCTGGCCGACGCCTCTGAACTTTGAACTCTGGATGTATTACCTCGGCGATCCCGAAGGGGCGCTGGGCGACGAAATTCGACGGCTGTTGAAGGAACGCACCGTCATCTCGGACGAAACATCCGAGATGCTGGCCGCCGAATACCTGCCGCGCGGCCGACTTTCAGAAGAAATCCGCGACGCCGGCGCCGTGCTGGACCGCGAACTGGCCAGCATCCAGACCGCCATCGCCAAGGCGCACAAGACCCAGGCCGACTATGGCGTCACCCTGGCCGGCGCGTCCGAGTCCATGGACTCCACGCGCGGCGCCGCCGCCATAAAGGATCTGGTCGGCGGACTGTCGCACGCCACCCGCCGCGTCCGGCGCGAAACCGCCATTCTCGAAGAGCGTCTGGAAAGCTCGAACAAGGAGATCGCCCGTCTGCAGCGCCACCTGGAGCAGGTACGGCGCGAGGCGATGACCGACGCCCTGACCAATCTGTCGAACCGCAAGGCGTTCGACGAGCGCCTGGCCGAGCTGTGCAGTGAGACGGAGACCGCCCCCCTGGCGCTGGCCCTGCTCGATATCGACCATTTCAAACGGTTCAACGACACCTGGGGCCATCAAACCGGCGACCAGGTCCTGCGCTATGTGGCCACCGTCCTGTCGCGTCTTTGCGTCGGCGACCGATTCGCCGCCCGCTTCGGCGGGGAGGAATTCGCCGTCATCTTCCCGGGCGAAAAGACCGGCTCGGTCACGGCCGTGCTGGAAACCATCCGCAAGGAAGTCGCCGCCCGTTCGCTGCGTCGGCGCTCCACCAACGACGACCTGGGCACAGTGACCATTTCGGCCGGCTTCGCCCTGCGCGAACCGGGCGAGACGGCGGCCTCCCTGCTGGGCCGCGCAGATGTGGCGCTGTACGATTCCAAACGCGCGGGCCGCAACTGCGTAACCGGCGCCGGCGCCCTGACCAGGGCCGCCTGATCCGGGTCTTCGGCCCCACCTGACACGGCGACGCTTTCGTCTCATAGTCGGCCCATGCGCAGCCTCGCCTTCAACATCGCCTATTGGATTCTGTCGGTCGGCTACGGCCTGACCGCCGCCTTCGCCGCCCTGGCGCCCGGTCGCGGCCCGGCCGGCTGGGTCATACGTCGCTATGTGAAGCGAATGGTGCAGGCCATGGCGATCTTCGCCGGCATTCGACTGCGGGTGGTCGGAAAGGACCGCCTGCCCGACGGCGCCTTCATCGTCGCCTCCAAGCACCAGAGCTGGGGCGACGGCTTCGCCGCCTACGACCAGTTCGACGACCTGGCCTTCGTCACCGGCGACCACCTGGAGAAGTTCCCCCTGCTGGGCGGGGTGCTGAAAAAGCTGGGCGCCATCGTCGTAAACTCCTGCGGCGGACATGAGGCGCGAAAGGCCCTGGCCCTGCGCGCCGCCGAAGCTCGCGCCGAGAACCGCAAGATCCTGATCTATCCGGAGGGCCATCTAGCCCCGATCGGAAGCAAATACCGTTACCGCACAGGCGTCTGGCACATGTATCGGGACTTTCAGATGCCGGTCGTGCCCCTGGCCACCAACCTCGGCCTGTTCTGGCCCGAGGAGAAGTACGAGAAGCACCCCGGCACGGCGACGCTGGAGTTCCTGGACCCTATTCCCGTGGGTCTGGACAAGACCACCTTCATGACGCGGTTGGAAGCGGTGATCGAGGCCCGCACGGCCGAATTGATCGCCGAGGCGACGGGCGCCCCCGTCACCCCCGCGGTCCTGATCGACACACCGACCAAATAGGTCTCAGCGCAGCACGACTCGGCGCGCATCGCCGGGAATCTTCAACTCGTCGCCCGCCCAGGCGGCCGCGCGCCCGTCGATGGCCGCCGTGCGGGGCCGTCCCTCGCCCGCCGGCCATTGCAGGACGAAGCCGCCCGGCGGCGCGGCGCCCGGCTGGATCGTCAGCACATGGTCCCGCCCCTGTCTGCGATAGGCGTAGGTCAAGGGCCCATAGGCCGTTCGCAGGTTCCGCACGCCCACGCCCTGCGGCGTGTCCAGCCACGCTTCGGGCACGCCTGCGGCCAGGACCAGGGCATGATCCCGGTCTCGCTCGTAGGCGAACAGGTCAAGCGCAGAGCGGATGTAGTCCGAGCTGATCCAGGCGTGGGGCATGTCGCCGATGAAGCGTGGCTCGCGCTTCTCGCGCCCCACCACTTCGGCCCAGCCGTTCCACGCCTCGGGTCGCCGGTCGGCCATCAGGAAGTCCAGCACCGCCAGCGCCCGATCCTTCTGGCCCAACCGCACGAAGGCCCCGACCAGCCGCCATTCGTAGGGGGTGTAGTCCTTCCACGCCGTGCGGTTGGTCAGACGGTTCTGGAAGTTTTCCCAATACCGGTCGAAGGTTCGCGCCAGCAGTTCGGGCGGAAGATCATCCTTTTCGCCGGCGGGCGACAAGGCGATGGTGGTCGAGGTGGCGTCGAAATCCCCCCGATCCGCCGCCCCGGCGATCCAGTCGATGCCGTGATGTCGCGCGCTGGCCGTGATGGAGGCGCGGATGTCGGCGGCGAACTGATCGCGCGCGGCGGCGTAACGCGCGGCGGCCTCGGGGTCGCCCAGCGTCTCGGCGATGAAGACCGCGTCCTTGTAACCCAACAGGCCCCAGAAATCGTCCCAGTAGGAATAGGCCGCCTTGTCCGAATAGCCTTCATGACTGATCGTCGGCGGCAACAGGCCGTACAGATGCCGCTGATCCGTCGCCTGGAACGCCGTCGTCCGGGTGGAGGCGCGCAGCTCGTCCATATAGGCTACGGCCTTCTGCACCTGGGGCCAGACCTGACGCAGCAGGGCCTCGTCCTTGGTGTAGCGATAGGTCTCGGCGGCCAGGAAGACGAACTCCCCATGGCTGTCGTTCTCGGGCACCGGGTCGGCGCCGCGCGCATCGACGCAGCACGGGACCTTGCCGTTCTCGAACACATAGGGGGCGTACCAGCGCAGATAATCAGCGGAATGTTCGGCCATGCCCAGCCGGTTCAGCCCCTCGGCCATCATGGCCCCGTCGCGTATCCAGGAACGGTTGTAGCTGCGGGTGCCGGGCTGCAGGATCGGCCCCTGACGCGACATCAGCATATGGGCCAGGGAGGACTTCAGCGCGTCCTCGATCCGCTGGGCGGCGGGCGGCACGATCAGGTCCACCCGGTCCAGCTTGGCCCGCCATTCGGCCGCCAGCCGCGTCTCGACGGTGTCCAGCACAGCCGCCGCCTGCCCCACCGGCTCGGGCGCCAGGTCCTCGCCGGACAGTTGCGAAACCCAGCCGACCGTGCGCGTCTCGCCGGGCTGCAGCGTCACCTGATAGGTCAGGGCGCCGGCGGCCAGACCCGTGGCGTCGGTGGTCGTCGCCGCCTCGGCCGCCTGTCGCTGCGCCGACGGCAGGATCAGGGATTGCGGGTCGGCGCCCGCATCGAAGGTCGCCAGCGCCACATGATCGGGCGTCGCCAGCGGCTGGACGCGAACCGCGTCGTTCAACCTCAGTTCGGCGCCGTCCCAGGCGATCGTCTCGACCGGACTGACCCCGCCGGGAATGGCCAGGAACTGACGCGGCGCATTCACCTGCATCGGCCGCGCGGCCAGGGCCAGGGTCAGGGTGCGGGGCCGGCTGCTCGTATTGGTCAGATCGTACCGCCCCCAAAGCTGCGCCTGATCGGGCGGGCCGTCCGCAAAAGCGGTGATCTTCAACGTCCAGTCGTCGGCGCGCCACGTCACCGACGGGATCGGCAGGTCGCCGTCCTTCAGCCCTTGTTCGATATTGACGTCGGCCCAGGTGATCAGCCGCCCGTTGTCGACCACGAAGGGTTCGATGCTCGGTCCCGCGCGACGCAATTCGATGGCGCCGTCCTCGCCGATCAGGCCGCTCTCCCCGCCCCCGTCGACCCCCACCAAGGTCCAGTAGGATTGCTCGCCCGTGAAGCCGCGCGGATAGAGACCGCGCCGGTTCTCCCTGGCCACCGCCTCGACAAAGGCCGTGGCGTCCGCGCCGAACGCCAGAGGCTCGACCTCGATCTCGTCCAGCGCAAAGGTCGTGGCCTGGCCCGCGCCCAACCTCTGCCCCGCGCCGGACGAGCCGACCACGTCCGACGCCGCCAGCGGCTTCAACGGTTCGAGCCGCAGCCAGCGCGCCGTCGCCTCTGGCGTCCTCAGCCAGTCGACGCCGCCGTTTCCGCCCGTCACGGTCGCCAGCGGCCGCCAGTCGCGTCCGTCCAGCGAGGCCGAGACGCGATAGTCGCTCGCCGCGCCGCGTTCGCCCCAGCGCAGGGTCAGGCCGCCGAACTCCCGCTCGTACCCCAGGTCCAGCGTCAGGACCGGCGCGCCCGTGACCGGCGGGGTCCAGGCGGTCTTGACGTCCCGATCCACGGCGCGGGGGGCGGTCGAGGGCGACCGCCCGTCGCTGGCGATGGGCTGGGGCGGCACGGCGGGATCGACGGGCAGTTCGCGGATCGACAGCTGGTCGATGTCGATGAAGCCGCGCCCGCCTTCGGCCGCCACCACGACGAACTCGACCCGCTCGGCGCGGCGCAGTTCGGTCTCGGGGCTGGGGCCCCAGGCCTTGGACACCTGACGCCGCTTGATGACGAACCGGGTCCAGCCGTCAGGGAAGTCATAGCGGGCCGTCTGCTTCCACCAGACGTTCTCGGCCGAGGCGTCGGTGAACTTGACCTCCAAGGTGTTCGTCGGCCCCTCGCCGCGCACCCAGAAGCTGATCTCGTAGTTGTCGGGCAGGTCGAACGGCAGGGCGCGCGCCGCGAAGGCGTAGCCCGCCTTGCCGTTGAAGTCATAGGTCAGCCGCACCGCCCGCCCGTCATGCCCGACGACCGAGGACACGGTCGAGGAGACGTCGGTGGAGGCGTCCGCCTTCCACGCGGCGGCGTCCTCCATCGGGTCCAGAACCCGCGTCGCCTGGGCGAAGGCGGGCGTCGAGATCGCCACAGCGATGGCGAATACAGAGGCGGCAAGGCGCATGAGGGCCTGTTCCTTGTCGTCGTCCCAAAGGGACAGGGGAAAACTCAGCCCTTCACGCTGCCCGCGAGCATGCCGCGGATGTAGTAGCGTTGCAGGGCCAGGAAGAGGATCAGTACGGGCGCGACCGTAACGACCGCCCCGGCCATCATCAGTTCGACGTCCTGCACATGCTCGCGCGACAGGGACGCCAGCGCGACCGGCAGGGTGTAGTTCGACTGGTCCGTCAGGATGATCAGCGGCCACAGGAAGTCGTTCCAACTGCCCAGGAAGACGAACAGGCCCAGGGTCACGATGATCGGCTGCAGCGTGGGCAGGACCACACGGCGGAAAATCTGTCCCTCGCCGGCGCCGTCGATGCGGGCGGCCTCCAGCATTTCGTCGGGAATGCTCAGCGCATACTGGCGCACCAGAAACAGGCCGAAGATCGACGCCAGCCAGGGCACAAGCGCCCCGGCGTAGGTGTTCACCAGCCCCATTCCCTTCAGCATCAGAAACAGCGGCAGGGTGCCGATCTGCGCCGGCACCACCAGGGCGCCGACCAGCAGTTGGAACAGCCGCTCTCGCCCCCGGAACCTCAGCTTGGCGAAGGCGTAGCCCGCCGGCACGGTGAACCCCAGCGCCAGAAGGGTCGCCAGGGTCGCCAGGGCGAAACTGTTCCACATATAGCGGCCCATTCCCTGGTTCACGAACAGGTCGCGATAATGCTCCAGCGTCCATGTCCTGGGCCACAGCGGCGGCGGAAAGGTCGCCGCCTCGCCCGTCGCCATGAAGCTGACCGCCGCCATCCAGACCAGCGGGAACAGGACGATCAGGGCGATCAGGGCCACGGCGAGGTTCAGCAGGATCGCGCGAATTTTCACTGATACGCCCCCACCCTCTTCGCCACCGCCAACTGCACCAGGGTGATGGCCAGAATGCACAGAAACAGGATGAAGGCGACCGCGCTGGCGGACCCCAGGTTCCACCATTTGAAGCCTTCCTCGTACATGAAATACAGCACCGTCACCGTGCTCTGGGCCGGCCCGCCCTGCGTCATCACATAGGGTTCGGCGAACAGCTGGAAGAAGCTGGCGACCGAGATGATCGAGACCAGCAGCAGGGTCGGCGCTATGGCCGGCAGGGTGACATGGCGGAACTGCTTCCACGGCCCGGCCCCGTCGATGCGCGCGGCCTCGTACAGGTCGTCCGGCACGGTCTGAAGCACCGCCAGGAAGATCAGCATATTGTAACCGAATATCTTCCAGACCACGAACATCAGGATGGCGGGAATGGAGGTCGACGGATCGCCCAGCCAGTCCACGGCGGGCAGGCCAATGCTCGTTAGACCCCAGTTGATGACGCCGTACCGGGTGTGCAGCAGATAGCGCCACACCACCGCCGTCGCGACCAGGGTGGTGACATAGGGGGCGAAGAACATGACCCGCCAGATCGGCCGCCACCTCACCACCCGCGCGTTCAGGATCACAGCGGCCAGCAAGGACGCCGCGATGGACACCTGCACGCCCAGAACCGCAAAGGTCAGGGTGTTCTTCATCGCCCCCCAGAACAGGGGATTGGTCAGCAGCCGCTCATAGTTCTGCAGGCCGACGAAACGCAGATTGTCCAGGTTCGCCAGCGCGTAGATGTCGAAGTCGGTCAGGCTGAGCAGCAGGGCGGCGATCACCGGGATGGCGAAGAACAGGCCGATGGCGATCAGGGCCGGGGCGACGAAGGCCCAGGCGGCCCGCTCGCGGGCGCCGCTTCCGCGCGACGGCCTGACCTTCGCCCTCGCCTTGGCCAGAGTGGGATCGGCGACGGTCATACGGCCCTGCCTTGTTCCAGCATCCAGCGGCGTTTCTCCAGCAGCCGATCGACACGGCGGTCGATCTCGGCGGCGGCGGTCTCGGGCGTGTATTCCCCACGCACCATCCGTTCGGCGACGATCTGCATCTCGGTCACGATCCGCTCCCATTCGGGCGCCTTGGGCACGGCCTTGGCGCGCGCCAGTTGCCCCCGGAACGGCGCCAGCATCGGGTCGCGTTCGACGCCCGCGATGTCCCAGGCGCTCTGGCGCGCCGGCAGATCGCCCACGATCTGGTTGAACCGCGCCTGGACCTGCGGCTCGGACAGATAGCGCACCAGGGCCCAGGCCGCCTCCTGATGGGGCGATGACCGGAACACCGCCAGACTGGACCCGCCGGGCGCAGAGGCCCCCAGACCGTTCGGCCCCGGCACGCCCGCCGTGGCCCAGTTCGGCTGGAAGGAGGCCGGCAGCTTGCTGCGGAAGTCCCCCACGCTCCACGGACCGGAAAAGTAGAAGCTGAAATAGCCGTTGGCGAACTCGGTCCAGACGTTCGAAATCTGCGTGGACGAGGCGACGGGCGCCAACTGCTCGTCGAACAGACTCTTGTAGAAGGCCAGGGCCGCGACGAAGCCCGGACTGGAGAAGTTTCCCCTCGTGTCCTGGTCCCTCAGCAGGGGCGCGTCGATCTGAAGCCCGAAGGTCAGAAGCTGCTCGAACTCGTTCAGCGGCAGCAGAATGGCGAAATTGCCGGCGCCCACCGCCCGCTTCGCCCCGTGCATGGCGCGCTTCCACTCGGCCCAGGTCTCGGGCGGCGCCTCGAACCCGGCCCGCGCCAGCAGGTCCCTGCGATAGAACAGCAGCCGCGTGTCCACATACCAGGGCGTCGTCATGGCCCGGCCGCCGATCTCGTTGGTTTCCAGCACGGCCGGAAACTGGTCGGTCAGCAGGTCGGCGGCCTGGGGCGGCGTGGGCGACAGGGCGCCGATGGCCGTCAGTTCGGCCACCCAGGTGTTGCCGATCTGGCTGACGTCCGGCAGGGAGGCCCCGGCATAGGCGGTCAGCAGCTTCTCATGCGCCGCCGTCCACGGCAGGGGCTGGACCTGGACCCGAACGCCGGGATTGCGCCGCTCGAACTCGGGCGTCAGCTGGCCGACGGTCCCGCCCTCGTTGCCCATGGCCCAGAAGCGCAGCACGATCTCGCCGGACCGGCGCGGGGTGCAGGCCGCCGTCGCCCCGCCCGCCAGCAGGGCCAGCGCCCCCCTTCTGTGCGGGCCTGAATTCATCCGTTCAACCAGCCGCCGGTGAAGCCCGCGATCTCCAGCGCCCGGCGCAGGTTCGGCTCGCCCCGCATATGGCGCCAGACGAACTCGGACCTGTGGTTCTCGGTCATGATGACGATCGGCCCCTGGTCGATGCCCAGATAGTCGCCGTCGACCCAGCCCAGGCCCTCCACGATCCGGCCGTGCTGCAACGGTCCGTCGCGCACCGTCAGCGTCGGATTGAAACTGTCGAGGAATCCCCACTCGGTATAGACGCTCGCGCCGTACTTCCGCTTCATCGCCTTGACGCAGGGCACGACGATCTCGGGCGCGAAGGCGATGGAGCTGGCGGCCGCCGTGGGGGCGATGGTGCCGTCGTCGCGGTCGCCGGGCCCGCGCGCCGAATAGCTGAAGAACTCGCGTTCCCGGCCGTCGACGACCTGTCTGAAATCGCCCGGCCCGTCGCAGGCCGTCAGCCCCCAGACTTCGGACGAATAGCCCGCCCAGCCGCCCGGATTGTCGTGGGCGTATTTCTGCTGGGCGTACACCGCGCGGCGGCTGTTCTCGAAATAGTCCAGATACTCGCCCAGTTGCGCCGTCTGCCCGCGCATCCAGGCGTCCTGAACGCCGCGGAAGTCGATGAACATATGGCTGTACTGGTGCCCGAAGATGGGCGCGAAATTCAGATGCCAGCTGCCCCAGCGGTCGGTCCAGCTGGCGTCGTAGCTGGCGGCCCATTCGTGCCAGACATTGACCGAGACCGGATGGGTCGGGCTGCCGATGGCCAGCAGCAGCACCAGCATCCCCTCGTTATAGACGTGCCAGTCCGAGGGGATGAAGCCGCTCTCGGGATGCCAGCCCATGGTGATGCGATTGTCGCGGATGACCGCCCAGGGCCATTCGATCCGTTCGTACAGGGCCTGGGCCTTCTGCCGGATTTCGACCTCGTCCGGGTGTTCGCCGCTGAAATAGCGCGCGGCGAACAGGATGCCGCCCATCAGCAGCGCCGTGTCCACGGTCGACAGTTCGTTGGTCCGGTAACGAAGCCCCGTCTCCATATCCAGGAAATGATAGAAGAAGCCCTTGTAGCCCGCCGTGCCCGTGGGCTCCGGCCCCTGCGGCAGGTCGGAGAAGAAGCGGATGGTGGTCAGGGTCCGCTCGCGCGCCTCGTCCCGGCTCATCCAGCCGCGCTCGACCCCCACGGGCCAGCAGGTCAGGGCGAAACCCACCGCCGCCACCGAGCAGAAGGACGGCGTCGGCCACCGATCCGGCGTCAGACCCGTGCGCCGATCCGTGACCTTCTCGAACCAGCGGAAGGTCCGCTCCTGCAACTCCTCGATCTCGCGGTCCAGCCTCAGCGGCCGCCGCTGCGTTCCATTGACCGCCCCCGTCGCCCTCTGCTGCGCCGCCGCCATCACCGGAAATCCAGCGGCCAGAGCCGCCGCGCCGGTGGTTGTCCGCATCAGAAAGCTTCGACGATTCATGGGCGCACTCTACTGCAATCACGACAAAAAGAAGGGCCGCCCCACGACAAGCGCAAGGCGGCCCAGGCTCAGGTGTTAGAAGGCGTAACGCGCGCCGATCTGGAACGTCCGCGTGGGGAACAACACCGCGCTAGGACGACCAAAGTTCGGGTTCGGATTTGCCGCCGAACCTGTGCCGCCGTCGAAGTTCGTGTAGTTGCTGAAGTTGAACACGTTGATCGCATCCAGATAGACCGACAGCTCACCCGCGCCCGGAACGTCGAAGTTCTTCGTCAGACGAAGATCCAGGTTCCGGTAGGCGAAGGCGTTGGGCAGGAAGAACTGCTCCCGCTCCGGACGACCGCCGTAGGGACGGTAG includes the following:
- a CDS encoding sugar ABC transporter substrate-binding protein, which produces MNSGPHRRGALALLAGGATAACTPRRSGEIVLRFWAMGNEGGTVGQLTPEFERRNPGVRVQVQPLPWTAAHEKLLTAYAGASLPDVSQIGNTWVAELTAIGALSPTPPQAADLLTDQFPAVLETNEIGGRAMTTPWYVDTRLLFYRRDLLARAGFEAPPETWAEWKRAMHGAKRAVGAGNFAILLPLNEFEQLLTFGLQIDAPLLRDQDTRGNFSSPGFVAALAFYKSLFDEQLAPVASSTQISNVWTEFANGYFSFYFSGPWSVGDFRSKLPASFQPNWATAGVPGPNGLGASAPGGSSLAVFRSSPHQEAAWALVRYLSEPQVQARFNQIVGDLPARQSAWDIAGVERDPMLAPFRGQLARAKAVPKAPEWERIVTEMQIVAERMVRGEYTPETAAAEIDRRVDRLLEKRRWMLEQGRAV
- a CDS encoding DEAD/DEAH box helicase, with the protein product MTEFSQLGLSPTLLQAVAETGYTTATPIQAQAIPVALVGRDVLGIAQTGTGKTAAFTLPLIERLSTGRARARMPRAIVLAPTRELADQVAESFAKYAKGAKLSWVLLIGGVSMGDQVAALNKGVDVLIATPGRLLDLFERGKMLLTGVEIMVVDEADRMLDMGFIPDIERIFKLTPPRRQTLFFSATMPPEITRLTTQFLKDPTRIEVSRPAQTADTITQYLVRIPTSDPKAKRTALRALIERADVKNGIVFCNRKSEVDIVAKSLQKHGIDAAAIHGDLDQSHRMKTLADFRAGNLKILVASDVAARGLDIPDVSHVFNYDVSHHADDYVHRIGRTGRAGKLGQAFMIVTPADDKSLDKVLKLIKKDPEELVLDIDFAAIKDGPRRDDRRGGRDRASGRERDRSADPIKAPALAAPAETAKADPAEVEVPARSRSRRKAKPEAIVETAPEVVVSSAETVEKPIPVRADQEPRLRQSDRRGERRPEERERSGVRGFGEDIPAFMRRPVVISA
- a CDS encoding glucoamylase family protein; amino-acid sequence: MRTTTGAAALAAGFPVMAAAQQRATGAVNGTQRRPLRLDREIEELQERTFRWFEKVTDRRTGLTPDRWPTPSFCSVAAVGFALTCWPVGVERGWMSRDEARERTLTTIRFFSDLPQGPEPTGTAGYKGFFYHFLDMETGLRYRTNELSTVDTALLMGGILFAARYFSGEHPDEVEIRQKAQALYERIEWPWAVIRDNRITMGWHPESGFIPSDWHVYNEGMLVLLLAIGSPTHPVSVNVWHEWAASYDASWTDRWGSWHLNFAPIFGHQYSHMFIDFRGVQDAWMRGQTAQLGEYLDYFENSRRAVYAQQKYAHDNPGGWAGYSSEVWGLTACDGPGDFRQVVDGREREFFSYSARGPGDRDDGTIAPTAAASSIAFAPEIVVPCVKAMKRKYGASVYTEWGFLDSFNPTLTVRDGPLQHGRIVEGLGWVDGDYLGIDQGPIVIMTENHRSEFVWRHMRGEPNLRRALEIAGFTGGWLNG
- a CDS encoding 1-acyl-sn-glycerol-3-phosphate acyltransferase — translated: MRSLAFNIAYWILSVGYGLTAAFAALAPGRGPAGWVIRRYVKRMVQAMAIFAGIRLRVVGKDRLPDGAFIVASKHQSWGDGFAAYDQFDDLAFVTGDHLEKFPLLGGVLKKLGAIVVNSCGGHEARKALALRAAEARAENRKILIYPEGHLAPIGSKYRYRTGVWHMYRDFQMPVVPLATNLGLFWPEEKYEKHPGTATLEFLDPIPVGLDKTTFMTRLEAVIEARTAELIAEATGAPVTPAVLIDTPTK
- a CDS encoding carbohydrate ABC transporter permease — encoded protein: MTVADPTLAKARAKVRPSRGSGARERAAWAFVAPALIAIGLFFAIPVIAALLLSLTDFDIYALANLDNLRFVGLQNYERLLTNPLFWGAMKNTLTFAVLGVQVSIAASLLAAVILNARVVRWRPIWRVMFFAPYVTTLVATAVVWRYLLHTRYGVINWGLTSIGLPAVDWLGDPSTSIPAILMFVVWKIFGYNMLIFLAVLQTVPDDLYEAARIDGAGPWKQFRHVTLPAIAPTLLLVSIISVASFFQLFAEPYVMTQGGPAQSTVTVLYFMYEEGFKWWNLGSASAVAFILFLCILAITLVQLAVAKRVGAYQ
- a CDS encoding carbohydrate ABC transporter permease, with the protein product MKIRAILLNLAVALIALIVLFPLVWMAAVSFMATGEAATFPPPLWPRTWTLEHYRDLFVNQGMGRYMWNSFALATLATLLALGFTVPAGYAFAKLRFRGRERLFQLLVGALVVPAQIGTLPLFLMLKGMGLVNTYAGALVPWLASIFGLFLVRQYALSIPDEMLEAARIDGAGEGQIFRRVVLPTLQPIIVTLGLFVFLGSWNDFLWPLIILTDQSNYTLPVALASLSREHVQDVELMMAGAVVTVAPVLILFLALQRYYIRGMLAGSVKG
- a CDS encoding discoidin domain-containing protein, with the protein product MRLAASVFAIAVAISTPAFAQATRVLDPMEDAAAWKADASTDVSSTVSSVVGHDGRAVRLTYDFNGKAGYAFAARALPFDLPDNYEISFWVRGEGPTNTLEVKFTDASAENVWWKQTARYDFPDGWTRFVIKRRQVSKAWGPSPETELRRAERVEFVVVAAEGGRGFIDIDQLSIRELPVDPAVPPQPIASDGRSPSTAPRAVDRDVKTAWTPPVTGAPVLTLDLGYEREFGGLTLRWGERGAASDYRVSASLDGRDWRPLATVTGGNGGVDWLRTPEATARWLRLEPLKPLAASDVVGSSGAGQRLGAGQATTFALDEIEVEPLAFGADATAFVEAVARENRRGLYPRGFTGEQSYWTLVGVDGGGESGLIGEDGAIELRRAGPSIEPFVVDNGRLITWADVNIEQGLKDGDLPIPSVTWRADDWTLKITAFADGPPDQAQLWGRYDLTNTSSRPRTLTLALAARPMQVNAPRQFLAIPGGVSPVETIAWDGAELRLNDAVRVQPLATPDHVALATFDAGADPQSLILPSAQRQAAEAATTTDATGLAAGALTYQVTLQPGETRTVGWVSQLSGEDLAPEPVGQAAAVLDTVETRLAAEWRAKLDRVDLIVPPAAQRIEDALKSSLAHMLMSRQGPILQPGTRSYNRSWIRDGAMMAEGLNRLGMAEHSADYLRWYAPYVFENGKVPCCVDARGADPVPENDSHGEFVFLAAETYRYTKDEALLRQVWPQVQKAVAYMDELRASTRTTAFQATDQRHLYGLLPPTISHEGYSDKAAYSYWDDFWGLLGYKDAVFIAETLGDPEAAARYAAARDQFAADIRASITASARHHGIDWIAGAADRGDFDATSTTIALSPAGEKDDLPPELLARTFDRYWENFQNRLTNRTAWKDYTPYEWRLVGAFVRLGQKDRALAVLDFLMADRRPEAWNGWAEVVGREKREPRFIGDMPHAWISSDYIRSALDLFAYERDRDHALVLAAGVPEAWLDTPQGVGVRNLRTAYGPLTYAYRRQGRDHVLTIQPGAAPPGGFVLQWPAGEGRPRTAAIDGRAAAWAGDELKIPGDARRVVLR
- a CDS encoding GGDEF domain-containing protein, which gives rise to MAVKVELAVRGPEAYSLARNVIAEMEKVGVWPTPLNFELWMYYLGDPEGALGDEIRRLLKERTVISDETSEMLAAEYLPRGRLSEEIRDAGAVLDRELASIQTAIAKAHKTQADYGVTLAGASESMDSTRGAAAIKDLVGGLSHATRRVRRETAILEERLESSNKEIARLQRHLEQVRREAMTDALTNLSNRKAFDERLAELCSETETAPLALALLDIDHFKRFNDTWGHQTGDQVLRYVATVLSRLCVGDRFAARFGGEEFAVIFPGEKTGSVTAVLETIRKEVAARSLRRRSTNDDLGTVTISAGFALREPGETAASLLGRADVALYDSKRAGRNCVTGAGALTRAA